From a region of the Qipengyuania spongiae genome:
- a CDS encoding TrbI/VirB10 family protein, protein MSDTAAPSTPVQADPASPSPVTSLNAKTARRQKLLLGSMGALALVGGSWFILGGDDGAKIDDPTAAQTIDTAGLINRDLSQREFVATYGNRLDAVTREQKAMKDASLPREEIEAQLAALKAENQAMRVDGQAAIDAISAENADLKTRLASQSTSAPPSVPPPAYGPQAGGYDARGRTAPSTLGGAPVGAGEAAMPGPGEVKLMSFTSDKAGANGPRFARPETPPVVIEDSPDYLPPNSYASARVIVGVDASAGVASQTDPLPVVLRITGPARSVMQNGKVLTTRIQGCIVNGAARGDLSSEKVYVKLARMTCDQPGGRVAVSEVKGFISFAGKSGVRGRVVSREGSLVSQALLAGIVGGFGRGFSANANSVFSGVTTNADGTRSKLSAGDILGGGLGQGAADAADTVSKYLIERAEQYQPVVEMPTGIDVEIVFLDGVYVRNSQ, encoded by the coding sequence ATGAGCGACACAGCCGCCCCCTCGACCCCGGTTCAAGCCGATCCCGCATCGCCTTCACCAGTCACCAGCCTCAACGCCAAGACCGCGCGGCGGCAGAAGCTTCTGCTTGGCTCTATGGGCGCGCTCGCGCTTGTCGGCGGTAGCTGGTTCATCCTGGGAGGCGACGACGGCGCGAAGATCGACGATCCCACCGCCGCTCAGACCATCGACACGGCGGGACTCATCAATCGCGACCTTTCGCAGCGCGAATTCGTCGCGACCTACGGCAATCGTCTCGATGCCGTGACCCGCGAGCAGAAGGCGATGAAGGACGCGAGCCTCCCGCGCGAGGAAATCGAAGCCCAGCTCGCCGCCCTCAAGGCCGAGAACCAGGCCATGCGCGTTGACGGCCAGGCCGCGATCGATGCGATCTCCGCCGAGAACGCGGATCTGAAGACGCGCCTTGCCAGCCAGAGCACCTCGGCTCCCCCGAGCGTGCCGCCGCCGGCCTATGGCCCGCAAGCTGGCGGCTATGACGCGCGCGGCCGGACAGCCCCGTCAACGCTCGGCGGCGCGCCGGTGGGGGCCGGTGAAGCTGCTATGCCCGGGCCAGGCGAAGTCAAGCTTATGAGCTTCACGTCGGACAAAGCCGGGGCAAACGGACCAAGGTTTGCGCGTCCCGAAACCCCGCCGGTCGTGATCGAGGATTCACCGGACTATCTGCCGCCTAATTCCTATGCCTCGGCGCGCGTCATCGTTGGCGTCGATGCATCGGCCGGTGTCGCGAGCCAGACCGATCCGCTTCCCGTTGTCCTGCGCATCACCGGCCCAGCGCGATCAGTCATGCAGAACGGCAAGGTTCTGACGACCCGCATCCAGGGCTGTATCGTCAATGGCGCGGCGCGCGGCGATCTCTCTTCCGAGAAAGTCTATGTGAAGCTGGCCCGGATGACCTGCGATCAGCCCGGCGGGCGCGTCGCGGTGAGCGAGGTCAAAGGCTTCATCAGCTTTGCCGGAAAATCGGGCGTGCGTGGGCGTGTCGTCAGCCGCGAGGGCAGCCTTGTGAGCCAGGCCCTGCTTGCCGGGATCGTGGGCGGTTTCGGACGCGGGTTTTCGGCGAACGCCAACAGCGTCTTTTCCGGTGTCACGACCAATGCCGACGGCACCCGCTCGAAGCTCTCGGCCGGCGACATTCTCGGCGGCGGGCTCGGCCAGGGCGCTGCGGACGCGGCCGATACGGTCAGCAAATATCTGATCGAGCGCGCCGAACAATACCAACCCGTCGTCGAGATGCCGACCGGCATCGATGTCGAAATCGTCTTTCTCGACGGCGTCTACGTGAGGAACTCCCAATGA
- a CDS encoding type-F conjugative transfer system secretin TraK, with product MAYRRKTRAWSLALCASTMLAFSGSGAQAADQFKQAADGASIECAVSARELTRFALIDDQFASVSKISTGTPYNDFAVTNEPLRGDIYVSVPETYAARSISFFATTKKGFVYKVSCQVEPVPAVQVFITNPAIATNKASGWESETPLETSAVRLIQAMANDQTVDGFEVRQSSALPARVGDLEIQLIADYRGSALAGKVIRLANRGRKPLTLGEADLASSGTLAISIAQPTLQSGESTVAFIVGTNGEIGQ from the coding sequence ATGGCTTACCGACGCAAGACGCGCGCCTGGAGCCTGGCTCTTTGCGCCAGCACCATGCTCGCATTTTCAGGAAGCGGCGCGCAGGCCGCCGACCAGTTCAAACAGGCTGCAGATGGAGCAAGCATCGAATGCGCCGTGTCGGCCCGCGAGCTGACGCGCTTCGCGCTTATCGACGACCAGTTTGCCAGCGTCTCGAAGATCTCGACCGGCACGCCCTACAACGATTTTGCGGTCACCAACGAACCGCTGCGCGGCGACATCTACGTGTCGGTGCCCGAGACCTATGCGGCGCGGTCGATCAGCTTCTTCGCCACGACCAAGAAGGGCTTCGTCTACAAGGTTTCCTGCCAGGTCGAGCCTGTCCCGGCAGTGCAGGTCTTCATCACCAACCCGGCGATCGCGACAAACAAGGCATCTGGCTGGGAAAGCGAAACGCCGCTGGAGACGAGCGCAGTGCGGCTCATCCAGGCCATGGCCAATGACCAGACGGTCGATGGCTTCGAAGTCAGGCAGTCCTCCGCCCTTCCGGCACGGGTCGGCGATCTCGAAATCCAGCTCATCGCCGATTACCGCGGCAGCGCGCTCGCCGGAAAGGTCATCCGCCTGGCGAACCGTGGCCGCAAGCCGCTGACGCTTGGCGAAGCGGATCTCGCGTCGTCCGGGACCCTTGCCATCTCAATCGCCCAGCCAACTCTCCAATCGGGCGAGAGCACCGTCGCCTTCATCGTCGGCACGAACGGGGAGATCGGTCAATGA